A genomic segment from Streptomyces sp. NBC_00459 encodes:
- the treS gene encoding maltose alpha-D-glucosyltransferase, protein MIVNEPVPDTFEDTPAKDRDPEWFKRAVFYEVLVRSFQDSNGDGIGDLKGLTAKLDYLQWLGIDCLWLPPFFKSPLRDGGYDVSDYTAVLPEFGDLADFVEFVDAAHQRGMRVIIDFVMNHTSDQHPWFQESRNDPEGPYGDYYVWAKTDDQYQDARIIFVDTEASNWTFDPVRKEYYWHRFFSHQPDLNYENPAVQEEIISALRFWLDLGIDGFRLDAVPYLYQAEGTNCENLPATHDFLKHVRKEIDAHYPDTVLLAEANQWPEDVVDYFGDYGSGGDECHMAFHFPVMPRIFMAVRRESRYPVSEILAKTPAIPSHCQWGIFLRNHDELTLEMVTDEERDYMWAEYAKDPRMRANIGIRRRLAPLLDNDRNQIELFTALLLSLPGSPILYYGDEIGMGDNIWLGDRDAVRTPMQWTPDRNAGFSSCDPGRLVLPTIMDPVYGYQVTNVEASMSSPSSLLHWTRRMIEIRKQNPAFGLGSYTELPSTNPAVIAFLREHKDDLVLCVHNFSRFAQPTELDLRAFSGTHPVELIGGVRFPAIGELPYLLTLAGHGFYWFRLRKDGKDAA, encoded by the coding sequence ATGATCGTCAACGAGCCTGTCCCGGACACCTTCGAGGACACTCCCGCCAAGGACCGGGACCCCGAGTGGTTCAAACGCGCCGTCTTCTACGAGGTCCTCGTCCGTTCCTTCCAGGACAGCAACGGCGACGGAATCGGCGACCTCAAAGGCCTCACCGCCAAACTCGACTACCTCCAGTGGCTCGGCATCGACTGCCTGTGGCTGCCCCCCTTCTTCAAATCACCCCTGCGTGACGGCGGCTACGACGTCTCCGACTACACCGCCGTCCTCCCCGAGTTCGGCGACCTCGCCGACTTCGTCGAATTCGTCGACGCCGCCCACCAACGCGGCATGCGCGTCATCATCGACTTCGTCATGAACCACACCAGCGACCAGCACCCCTGGTTCCAGGAATCCCGCAACGACCCCGAAGGCCCCTACGGCGACTACTACGTGTGGGCGAAGACGGACGACCAGTACCAGGACGCCCGGATCATCTTCGTCGACACCGAAGCCTCCAACTGGACCTTCGACCCGGTCCGCAAGGAGTACTACTGGCACCGCTTCTTCTCCCACCAGCCCGACCTCAACTACGAGAACCCGGCCGTACAGGAGGAGATCATCTCCGCGCTGCGGTTCTGGCTAGACCTCGGCATCGACGGCTTCCGCCTCGACGCCGTCCCCTACCTCTACCAGGCCGAGGGCACCAACTGCGAGAACCTCCCGGCCACCCACGACTTCCTCAAGCACGTGCGCAAGGAGATCGACGCCCACTACCCCGACACAGTGCTCCTGGCGGAAGCGAACCAGTGGCCCGAGGACGTCGTCGACTACTTCGGCGACTACGGCAGCGGCGGCGACGAATGCCACATGGCATTCCACTTCCCCGTCATGCCCCGCATCTTCATGGCCGTACGCCGCGAATCGCGCTACCCCGTCTCCGAGATCCTCGCCAAGACCCCCGCCATCCCCTCCCACTGCCAGTGGGGCATCTTCCTGCGCAACCACGACGAACTGACCCTGGAAATGGTCACCGACGAGGAACGCGACTACATGTGGGCCGAATACGCCAAGGACCCGCGTATGCGCGCCAACATCGGCATCCGCCGGCGGCTGGCCCCGCTCCTGGACAACGACCGCAACCAGATCGAGCTGTTCACGGCCCTGCTGCTGTCGCTGCCCGGATCGCCGATCCTCTACTACGGCGACGAGATCGGCATGGGCGACAACATCTGGCTCGGTGACCGCGACGCCGTCCGCACCCCCATGCAATGGACCCCCGACCGCAACGCCGGATTCTCCTCCTGCGACCCCGGCCGCCTCGTCCTGCCCACGATCATGGACCCCGTCTACGGCTACCAGGTCACCAACGTCGAAGCCTCCATGTCCTCCCCCTCCTCGCTCCTGCACTGGACGAGGCGCATGATCGAGATCCGCAAACAGAACCCCGCCTTCGGCCTCGGCTCCTACACCGAACTCCCCTCCACCAACCCCGCCGTCATCGCCTTCCTCCGCGAACACAAGGACGACCTCGTCCTGTGCGTCCACAACTTCTCCCGCTTCGCCCAACCCACCGAACTCGACCTACGCGCCTTCAGCGGCACACACCCGGTCGAGCTGATCGGTGGAGTCCGCTTCCCCGCCATCGGTGAACTGCCCTACCTCCTCACCCTCGCAGGGCACGGCTTCTACTGGTTCCGGCTGCGGAAGGACGGGAAGGACGCCGCGTAG
- the glgB gene encoding 1,4-alpha-glucan branching enzyme: MEPDTITEPEPVTVTEPGTITEPDTVTEPEPVTEPDTATVTEPATAAKPVTVAEAEPVAVAEPVVAEKSAPRPGDEATPEESALLSSPALDAADRQRLLAGTHHDPHSVLGAHPLPGGVAFRVLRPYARSVTVVAGDLRAELHDDGDGFFSGALPLRGVPEYRLVISYEEHVQETEDAYRLLPSLGDLDLHLIGEGRHEELWKALGAEPMTHQGVTGTRFAVWAPNARGVRVTGSFNFWDGTAYPMRSLGGTGVWELFAPGVGEGELYKFEITRQDGSKTQRADPMARRTEVPPNTSSIVHSSRHEWEDGEWLARRSRVPAHEGPLSIYEVHLASWRPGLTYRQLADQLPAYVRDLGFTHVELMPVAEHPFGGSWGYQVTGFYAPTARLGTPDDFKYLVDALHRAGIGVLMDWVPAHFPRDDWALAEFDGRSLYEHSDPLRAAHPDWGTLEFDFGRKEVRNFLVANAVYWCEEFHIDGLRVDAVASMLYLDYSREPGQWVPNEHGGRENLDAVAFLQEMNATVYRRVPGVVTIAEESTAWDGVTRATHHTGPGGFGGLGFGLKWNMGWMHDSLGYVQHDPVHRKHHHHEMTFSMVYAYSENYVLPISHDEVVHGKRSLVSKMPGDWWQQRATERAYLAFMWSHPGKQLLFMGQEFAQGAEWSEAHGPDWWLLDPAYGAEADHRGVRDLVRDLNIVYQDTPALWQLDTHPSGFEWLVGDAAEDNVFAFVRYDTEGTPLVSVSNFSPVVRSDYRIGVPDTVPAWHETLNTDASRYGGGDIHNPDPLKPDPQPWHGRAASIRVTLPPLATVWLRPA, encoded by the coding sequence ATGGAACCGGACACGATCACGGAGCCGGAACCGGTGACGGTGACGGAACCGGGCACGATCACGGAGCCGGACACGGTGACGGAACCGGAACCGGTGACGGAACCGGACACAGCCACGGTGACGGAGCCAGCGACGGCGGCGAAGCCTGTCACCGTCGCGGAGGCGGAGCCGGTGGCGGTGGCGGAGCCGGTGGTGGCGGAGAAGTCCGCCCCGCGACCGGGCGACGAGGCCACTCCGGAGGAGTCCGCTCTGCTCTCCTCCCCCGCGCTGGACGCCGCCGACCGCCAGCGGCTGCTGGCCGGCACGCATCACGACCCGCACTCCGTCCTGGGCGCGCATCCGCTGCCGGGTGGGGTCGCCTTCCGGGTGCTGCGGCCCTACGCCCGGTCGGTGACCGTCGTGGCCGGGGATCTGCGGGCCGAACTGCACGACGACGGCGACGGCTTCTTCTCGGGGGCGCTGCCGCTGCGGGGCGTCCCGGAATACCGGCTGGTCATCTCGTACGAGGAGCATGTGCAGGAGACCGAGGACGCGTACCGGCTGCTGCCCTCGCTGGGCGATCTGGACCTGCATCTCATCGGCGAGGGCCGCCACGAAGAGCTGTGGAAGGCGCTGGGCGCCGAGCCGATGACCCACCAGGGCGTCACCGGCACCCGCTTCGCCGTCTGGGCGCCGAACGCGCGCGGAGTACGGGTGACCGGGAGCTTCAACTTCTGGGACGGTACGGCGTATCCAATGCGGTCGCTGGGCGGCACCGGGGTGTGGGAGCTGTTCGCGCCGGGCGTCGGCGAGGGCGAGCTGTACAAGTTCGAGATCACTCGCCAGGACGGCTCGAAGACACAGCGCGCGGACCCGATGGCCCGTCGGACCGAGGTTCCGCCCAACACGTCGTCCATCGTGCACAGTTCGCGCCACGAGTGGGAGGACGGGGAGTGGCTGGCGCGGCGGTCGCGGGTCCCGGCGCACGAGGGCCCGCTGTCGATCTACGAGGTCCATCTGGCGTCCTGGCGACCAGGCCTGACCTACCGTCAGCTGGCGGACCAACTGCCCGCCTACGTAAGGGACCTGGGCTTCACGCATGTGGAGCTGATGCCGGTGGCGGAGCACCCCTTCGGCGGTTCGTGGGGCTACCAGGTCACCGGTTTCTACGCACCCACGGCCCGCCTGGGCACTCCGGACGACTTCAAGTACCTGGTGGACGCCCTCCATCGCGCCGGCATCGGCGTACTGATGGACTGGGTCCCGGCCCACTTCCCGCGCGACGACTGGGCGTTGGCCGAGTTCGACGGCCGCTCACTGTACGAGCACTCGGATCCGCTGCGTGCCGCTCACCCCGACTGGGGCACCCTGGAGTTCGACTTCGGCAGGAAGGAAGTCCGCAACTTCCTTGTGGCGAACGCAGTTTACTGGTGCGAGGAGTTCCACATAGACGGCCTGCGGGTCGACGCGGTCGCCTCGATGCTCTACCTCGACTACTCGCGCGAGCCGGGCCAGTGGGTGCCGAACGAGCACGGCGGCCGGGAGAACCTGGACGCGGTCGCCTTCCTCCAGGAGATGAACGCCACCGTGTACCGGCGGGTCCCGGGGGTCGTGACGATCGCCGAGGAGTCCACGGCATGGGACGGTGTCACGCGGGCCACGCACCACACGGGCCCCGGCGGCTTCGGCGGCCTGGGCTTCGGTCTGAAGTGGAACATGGGCTGGATGCACGACTCGCTCGGCTACGTCCAGCACGACCCGGTCCACCGCAAGCACCACCACCACGAGATGACGTTCTCCATGGTGTACGCGTACAGCGAGAACTACGTCCTGCCGATCTCCCACGACGAAGTCGTCCACGGCAAGCGGTCGCTGGTGTCGAAGATGCCGGGCGACTGGTGGCAGCAACGGGCCACCGAGCGGGCGTACCTGGCGTTCATGTGGTCACACCCCGGCAAGCAACTCCTCTTCATGGGCCAGGAGTTCGCCCAGGGCGCGGAGTGGTCCGAGGCCCACGGTCCCGACTGGTGGCTGCTCGACCCCGCCTACGGCGCCGAGGCCGACCACAGGGGCGTACGGGATCTGGTCCGCGACCTGAACATCGTGTACCAGGACACCCCGGCCCTGTGGCAGTTGGACACGCATCCTTCGGGCTTCGAGTGGCTGGTCGGGGACGCGGCCGAGGACAACGTCTTCGCCTTCGTCCGCTACGACACGGAGGGCACCCCTCTCGTCTCGGTCAGCAACTTCTCCCCGGTCGTCCGGAGCGACTACCGCATCGGCGTCCCGGACACGGTCCCGGCCTGGCACGAGACCCTGAACACGGACGCCTCCCGGTACGGCGGCGGCGACATCCACAACCCGGACCCCCTGAAACCGGACCCCCAGCCCTGGCACGGCCGCGCGGCCAGCATCCGCGTGACCCTGCCACCACTGGCAACGGTGTGGCTGCGCCCGGCGTAA
- a CDS encoding alpha-1,4-glucan--maltose-1-phosphate maltosyltransferase: protein MPATHHSSPPSTPTTSGTPPIRPTDSAVPPAAPETPSPAPEASSAARPTAPEQPSDPGPTARDTRSAKGGPAPGAPSAKGEPATGKQSATTPPAAKPAAAPQGAPPGPAVTGTAVGRIPVLDVRPLVMGGRRPAKAVVGEAFEVSASVFREGHDAVAANVVLRDPKGRPGRWTPMRELAPGTDRWGATVEADVPGDWTYTVEAWSDPVSTWRHQAGIKIPAGIDTELVLEEGAQLYERAAAGVPKNKGKRDVVLAAAEALRDIGRPAPARLSAALTPAVDKVLRRYPLRELVTSSEALALTVERERALYGAWYEFFPRSEGTPEQPHGTFRTAARRLPAIAAMGFDVLYLPPIHPIGHTFRKGPNNTLSASAEDVGVPWAIGSEAGGHDAVHPDLGTLEDFVFFVAEAGRHGLEVALDFALQCSPDHPWVQKYPQFFHHRPDGTIAYAENPPKKYQDIYPIAFDADLPGLVAETTRVLRHWMAHGVRIFRVDNPHTKPVFFWERVIADINGTDPDVIFLAEAFTRPAMMHTLAQVGFQQSYTYFTWRTGKAELTEYLTELSGEAAAYMRPNFFVNTPDILHAYLQRGGRPAFEARAVLAATLSPTWGIYSGYELCENTPLREGSEEYLDSEKYQLRPRDWESAERDGRSIAPLIGKLNAVRRRSPALRQLRDLHFHDADQEAVIVYSKRRGSNTVLVVVNLDPHHTQEATVSLDMPQLGLDWHESLPVRDELTGETYQWGRTNYVRLEPGTRPAHILTVLRPSTPQIGGSPTT from the coding sequence ATGCCCGCCACGCACCACTCGTCACCACCCTCGACGCCCACCACCTCGGGCACACCACCGATACGCCCGACGGACAGTGCCGTCCCACCGGCCGCGCCGGAGACACCCTCTCCGGCTCCGGAGGCTTCGTCCGCCGCCCGGCCCACGGCTCCGGAGCAACCCTCCGACCCCGGTCCGACGGCCCGCGACACCCGCTCCGCCAAGGGCGGGCCGGCCCCGGGCGCGCCCTCGGCCAAGGGCGAACCGGCCACAGGCAAACAGTCCGCCACCACCCCTCCAGCCGCGAAACCGGCCGCGGCCCCCCAGGGCGCCCCGCCCGGCCCCGCGGTCACGGGCACCGCGGTCGGCCGTATCCCCGTCCTGGACGTCCGGCCCCTCGTCATGGGCGGGCGCCGTCCGGCGAAGGCGGTGGTCGGCGAGGCCTTCGAGGTCTCGGCCAGCGTCTTCCGCGAGGGCCATGACGCGGTCGCCGCCAACGTCGTGCTCCGCGACCCGAAGGGCCGCCCCGGCCGCTGGACGCCTATGCGCGAACTCGCCCCGGGCACCGACCGCTGGGGCGCCACCGTCGAGGCCGACGTGCCCGGCGACTGGACGTACACAGTGGAGGCGTGGAGCGACCCGGTCAGTACCTGGCGGCATCAGGCGGGCATCAAGATCCCGGCCGGGATCGACACGGAACTGGTGCTGGAGGAAGGCGCGCAGCTCTACGAGCGCGCCGCCGCCGGCGTACCGAAGAACAAGGGCAAACGGGACGTGGTCCTGGCCGCCGCCGAGGCCCTCCGGGACATCGGACGCCCTGCACCGGCCCGCCTGTCGGCCGCCCTCACCCCGGCGGTGGACAAGGTGTTGCGTCGGTATCCGTTGCGTGAGCTGGTCACGTCGAGTGAGGCGTTGGCGCTGACGGTGGAGCGGGAGCGGGCCCTGTACGGGGCCTGGTACGAGTTCTTCCCGCGTTCCGAGGGCACGCCGGAGCAGCCGCACGGGACGTTCCGGACGGCGGCGCGGCGGTTGCCGGCGATCGCCGCGATGGGTTTCGACGTCCTCTACCTGCCGCCGATCCATCCGATCGGGCACACCTTCCGCAAGGGTCCCAACAACACGCTGTCGGCGTCGGCGGAGGATGTGGGGGTGCCGTGGGCGATCGGTTCCGAGGCGGGCGGGCACGACGCCGTACACCCCGACTTGGGGACGCTGGAGGACTTCGTCTTCTTCGTCGCGGAGGCCGGCCGGCACGGGCTGGAGGTGGCGCTGGACTTCGCGCTGCAGTGCTCGCCGGATCATCCGTGGGTGCAGAAGTATCCGCAGTTCTTCCATCACCGGCCGGACGGGACGATCGCGTACGCGGAGAACCCGCCGAAGAAGTACCAGGACATCTATCCCATCGCGTTCGACGCCGATCTGCCGGGTCTGGTCGCGGAAACCACCCGGGTGCTGCGGCACTGGATGGCGCACGGGGTGCGGATCTTCCGGGTCGACAATCCGCACACGAAGCCGGTGTTCTTCTGGGAGCGGGTGATCGCGGACATCAACGGCACCGACCCGGACGTGATCTTCCTGGCGGAGGCGTTCACCCGGCCGGCGATGATGCACACGCTGGCCCAGGTCGGTTTCCAGCAGTCGTACACCTACTTCACCTGGCGCACGGGCAAGGCGGAGCTGACCGAGTACCTGACCGAACTGTCGGGTGAGGCGGCGGCGTACATGCGGCCGAATTTCTTCGTCAACACCCCCGACATCCTGCACGCGTATCTTCAGCGGGGCGGCCGTCCGGCGTTCGAGGCGCGTGCCGTGCTGGCCGCGACGCTCTCGCCCACCTGGGGCATCTACAGCGGCTACGAACTGTGCGAGAACACCCCCCTGCGCGAGGGCAGCGAAGAATACCTGGACTCCGAGAAATACCAACTCCGGCCCAGGGACTGGGAATCGGCCGAGCGTGACGGACGCAGCATCGCGCCACTGATCGGCAAGCTCAACGCGGTCCGGCGGCGCAGCCCGGCCCTGCGGCAACTGCGTGACCTCCACTTCCACGACGCGGACCAGGAGGCGGTGATCGTCTACTCGAAACGCCGGGGATCGAACACGGTTCTGGTGGTCGTGAACCTCGACCCTCACCACACCCAGGAGGCGACGGTCTCGTTGGACATGCCGCAACTCGGCCTGGACTGGCACGAGTCCTTGCCGGTGCGCGACGAGCTCACCGGTGAGACCTACCAATGGGGCAGGACGAACTACGTGCGCCTGGAACCGGGTACGCGCCCCGCGCACATCCTGACCGTCCTGCGACCGTCCACCCCGCAGATCGGAGGGTCACCCACAACATGA
- a CDS encoding cytochrome, protein MEAHPFATAPVDSPALESLPVEPLLTSEFDADPGGVYARLRRTYGPVAPVGLMGVPVWLVLDYREVLEVLRNESVWRRDVRYWRARAQGLLPPGWPLLAGYEVRQTMFMDDEEHLAARHTHHSALRPFQDGHTPQGWELRATVARYADELIGMLAAESGTVGFADLGAQYTRPLLLMVTTKLFGCPVELGDELVMDLWRMLDGGPDAGPATGRALAAMTRLAAHRRARPGDDLTSYMLLSDPELSDEQLGRELFMNAVYLNDITGNMVLNTLLEVLRGNATVRRSLSAGQLGETVNRAALVNPPVANMCFRFAARDVALGNFWIRGGDIVSPSAAAAHGDLMAIGTSHLVGSTVSTRAHLGWGAGAHQCPSAARELGGMIVSTAVGRIFDHLEKAELTLPADQLPWRSGPVVRGLRLLPVRYELSARGAGQGFGTVDTATGVGVGSRQGDAGGVGEAGVSGGDGQLKGLLGALRRLMFGGR, encoded by the coding sequence ATGGAAGCCCACCCGTTCGCGACCGCACCTGTCGACAGCCCGGCGCTTGAGTCGTTGCCCGTGGAACCGCTGTTGACGTCGGAGTTCGACGCCGACCCGGGCGGCGTCTACGCGCGGCTTCGGCGCACCTACGGACCCGTGGCGCCGGTGGGCCTGATGGGCGTACCGGTGTGGCTGGTTCTCGACTACCGCGAGGTGCTGGAGGTACTGCGGAACGAAAGTGTGTGGCGGCGTGACGTGCGGTACTGGAGGGCCCGGGCGCAGGGACTGCTGCCCCCGGGCTGGCCGCTGCTCGCGGGCTACGAGGTGCGGCAGACGATGTTCATGGACGACGAGGAGCATCTCGCCGCCCGGCACACCCATCACTCGGCTCTGCGGCCGTTCCAGGACGGACACACCCCGCAGGGCTGGGAGCTGCGGGCGACCGTCGCGCGGTACGCCGACGAGCTGATCGGGATGCTGGCGGCCGAGTCGGGCACGGTGGGGTTCGCCGACCTCGGGGCGCAGTACACAAGGCCGTTGCTGCTGATGGTCACCACGAAGCTCTTCGGATGCCCTGTCGAGCTCGGGGACGAGCTGGTCATGGACCTGTGGCGGATGCTGGACGGCGGGCCGGACGCGGGGCCGGCGACGGGGCGGGCGCTGGCCGCCATGACAAGGCTGGCCGCGCACCGGCGGGCCCGGCCCGGGGACGACCTGACGTCGTACATGCTGCTGTCCGACCCGGAGCTGTCGGACGAGCAGTTGGGGCGTGAGCTGTTCATGAACGCCGTGTACCTGAACGACATCACCGGGAACATGGTGCTGAACACGCTGCTGGAGGTGTTGCGCGGGAACGCGACGGTGCGGCGCAGTCTGTCCGCCGGGCAGCTCGGGGAGACGGTGAACCGGGCGGCGCTGGTGAATCCGCCGGTGGCCAACATGTGCTTCCGGTTCGCGGCACGTGATGTGGCGTTGGGGAACTTCTGGATCCGCGGCGGGGACATCGTGTCACCGTCGGCTGCGGCGGCGCACGGGGACCTGATGGCGATCGGCACGTCTCACCTGGTCGGATCGACGGTGAGTACACGGGCGCATCTGGGATGGGGGGCCGGGGCGCATCAGTGTCCCAGTGCGGCGCGGGAGTTGGGCGGGATGATCGTGAGTACGGCGGTGGGGCGGATCTTCGATCACCTGGAGAAGGCGGAACTGACGTTGCCGGCGGACCAGTTGCCGTGGCGTTCGGGGCCGGTGGTGCGGGGGCTGCGGTTGCTGCCGGTTCGGTACGAGTTGAGTGCGCGGGGGGCGGGGCAGGGGTTTGGGACGGTTGATACCGCTACTGGTGTCGGTGTCGGAAGTCGGCAGGGAGACGCGGGTGGCGTGGGAGAGGCGGGGGTGTCCGGCGGGGACGGGCAGTTGAAGGGGTTGTTGGGGGCCTTGCGGAGGTTGATGTTCGGGGGGCGGTGA
- a CDS encoding maltokinase N-terminal cap-like domain-containing protein, translating into MSEAITRSATTSPDLLTSLEPLLREWLPRQRWFAGKGRPVTDFSLVAATELLPVTTQLGLYHLLVRAHQPALQGPGDCYQLLIGAREALPPRLAPALIGHVDRGPLTGRTVYDALYDARPAEVLLEAMRTRARIGALRFDRDGDADGDGKGGGNGGGKGAAGDDGEGEIPAGLVARMVTAEQSNSSIVYGDTFILKLLRRVMPGVNPDLELPLALAREGCPRVPAPVAWIHTDADAATGPDADTNADRNADDSYVLGVLQPFVRGASDGWELALRELAKGEDFSAEARALGRATAEVHMALARALPTVTLGHAQLRPLIDGMIERLDAAVRTVPALHPYAPGLRSAYEALADLAAEGQTWTAQRIHGDLHLGQCLRSPSGEWSLIDFEGEPSKPLAERRLPQPPARDIAGMLRSFDYAAHSLHPRLPGWAAVCRAAYCAGYAETAGRDPRTDPVLLRAYETDKAVYEVVYEARHRPDWLPVPMSAVQRLAAPG; encoded by the coding sequence ATGTCGGAAGCCATCACCCGCTCCGCCACGACAAGTCCCGACCTCCTCACGTCCCTGGAACCACTGCTGCGCGAATGGCTGCCGAGGCAGCGCTGGTTCGCCGGCAAGGGACGTCCGGTCACCGACTTCTCCCTGGTGGCGGCCACCGAACTACTGCCGGTCACCACCCAGCTCGGCCTCTACCACCTCCTCGTACGCGCCCATCAGCCCGCGTTGCAGGGCCCCGGGGACTGCTACCAGCTCCTCATAGGCGCGCGCGAGGCGCTGCCACCCCGGCTGGCGCCCGCGCTGATCGGACACGTCGACCGGGGTCCGCTGACCGGACGGACGGTGTACGACGCCCTGTACGACGCCCGGCCGGCCGAGGTGCTCCTGGAGGCGATGCGAACCCGGGCCCGGATCGGCGCGCTGCGCTTCGACCGGGACGGAGACGCGGACGGAGACGGGAAGGGGGGCGGGAACGGGGGCGGCAAGGGCGCTGCCGGGGACGACGGCGAGGGCGAGATACCGGCGGGGCTGGTGGCCCGGATGGTGACCGCGGAGCAGTCCAACTCGTCGATCGTCTATGGCGATACGTTCATCCTGAAGCTGCTCCGCCGGGTCATGCCGGGCGTCAACCCCGACCTGGAACTACCGCTGGCGCTCGCCCGCGAGGGCTGCCCCCGGGTTCCGGCCCCGGTGGCGTGGATACACACCGACGCCGACGCGGCGACCGGCCCCGACGCTGACACGAACGCCGATAGGAACGCCGACGACAGTTACGTACTCGGCGTCCTCCAGCCCTTCGTGCGGGGTGCCTCCGACGGCTGGGAGCTGGCCCTGCGTGAGCTGGCCAAGGGGGAGGACTTCAGCGCGGAGGCGCGCGCACTCGGGCGGGCCACCGCCGAGGTGCACATGGCTCTCGCCCGCGCCCTGCCCACCGTGACCCTGGGACACGCGCAGCTGCGCCCACTGATCGACGGCATGATCGAACGCCTGGACGCGGCTGTCCGGACGGTACCGGCCCTCCACCCGTACGCGCCCGGTCTGCGCTCGGCCTACGAGGCGCTGGCCGATCTCGCCGCCGAGGGCCAGACCTGGACGGCCCAGCGCATCCACGGCGATCTGCACCTCGGACAGTGCCTGCGTTCGCCGTCCGGGGAGTGGTCGCTGATCGACTTCGAGGGCGAGCCGTCCAAGCCGCTCGCGGAACGGCGGCTGCCGCAGCCACCGGCCCGGGACATCGCGGGCATGCTCCGCTCCTTCGACTACGCGGCCCACTCGCTCCACCCCCGGCTGCCCGGCTGGGCAGCGGTGTGCCGGGCCGCGTACTGCGCCGGATACGCGGAGACCGCCGGCCGGGACCCGCGTACCGATCCGGTCCTGCTGCGGGCGTACGAGACGGACAAGGCGGTGTACGAGGTGGTGTACGAGGCGCGGCACCGCCCGGACTGGCTTCCGGTACCGATGTCGGCGGTACAACGCCTGGCCGCGCCCGGCTGA